The following proteins come from a genomic window of Rhinoraja longicauda isolate Sanriku21f chromosome 4, sRhiLon1.1, whole genome shotgun sequence:
- the LOC144592647 gene encoding neuropeptides B/W receptor type 1-like — protein sequence MDHLPSQPVSVNTSCTEGQASCSPAVANSTNSTGPGPYPDFYIAIPIIYSVICAVGLTGNTAVIYVILKAPKMKTVTNIFILNLAIADELFTLVLPINVADYLLLQWPFGEFMCKLIISIDQYNTFSSIYFLTVMSIDRYLVVLATARSKKISYRTYRAAKIVSVCVWLFVTVIISPFTIFGKIHDDKGRLQCVYVFPHPEVLWWKASRIYTLLMGFAIPVSTICILYTMMLCRLRNMRLNTNAKALDKAKKKVTIMVMVILAVCLFCWTPYHLSTIVALTTDIQQTTVIIGISYFITSLSYANSCLNPFLYAFLDDSFRKSFLKLLECRAAPNI from the coding sequence ATGGACCATTTGCCGTCGCAGCCAGTGTCGGTGAACACCTCCTGTACAGAGGGTCAGGCGAGCTGTTCGCCCGCTGTTGCCAACAGCACCAACTCCACGGGGCCGGGGCCATACCCTGACTTCTATATCGCCATACCCATCATCTACTCGGTGATATGCGCCGTTGGGTTAACGGGCAACACGGCCGTGATCTATGTTATACTCAAAGCCCCGAAAATGAAAACAGTCACCAACATATTCATCCTGAATCTGGCCATCGCAGACGAACTTTTCACTCTCGTGTTACCCATAAACGTGGCGGACTACCTCCTGTTGCAGTGGCCCTTTGGCGAGTTTATGTGCAAGTTGATCATCTCCATTGATCAATACAACACCTTTTCCAGCATTTACTTCTTGACCGTGATGAGCATCGACCGCTACCTGGTGGTCCTCGCCACGGCCAGGTCCAAGAAGATCTCCTACCGCACCTACAGGGCGGCCAAGATAGTCAGCGTCTGCGTCTGGCTCTTCGTCACCGTCATTATATCGCCCTTCACCATCTTTGGCAAGATCCACGACGACAAGGGCAGGTTGCAGTGCGTCTACGTATTTCCACACCCCGAGGTTCTGTGGTGGAAGGCTAGTCGGATCTACACCCTCCTGATGGGGTTTGCCATTCCAGTCTCCACCATCTGCATCCTCTACACGATGATGCTGTGCCGATTGAGAAACATGCGTTTGAACACCAATGCCAAAGCTCTGGACAAAGCAAAGAAAAAGGTGACCATCATGGTGATGGTCATCCTGGCGGTTTGCCTCTTCTGCTGGACGCCCTACCATTTGAGCACGATTGTGGCGTTGACAACAGACATACAACAGACCACGGTTATCATTGGGATCTCCTATTTCATCACCAGCCTCAGCTATGCTAACAGTTGTCTTAATCCTTTCCTCTACGCCTTTCTGGATGACAGTTTCAGAAAAAGCTTTCTGAAGCTGTTGGAATGCAGAGCTGCGCCTAATATTTAA